The following proteins come from a genomic window of Ictalurus furcatus strain D&B chromosome 26, Billie_1.0, whole genome shotgun sequence:
- the LOC128602394 gene encoding growth hormone receptor-like → MLRLLLLLLYWWSHAGASPESAHSAAHTGDNPRPYIYYCRSPNMETFTCWWHPLDNSLQGDDNITYRLIYTLGNGPPTECPDYVSGGPNSCYFDTEHTVIWEVYCMNVTAHTSSGSFTSKEHCLDVAEIVKIDPPFNLTYTLMNMTKDEAGHTVLVSWQYPIAQHVQIGWITLIYELRYRLATEPNNWKVKERLREPHLELLGLPVGRYEVQVRCRSKNNHLWSKWSSPITIVIPSGHLPDRMLYVLILMATTVVIMLIIGLGVIPQSKRIKAFLLPPIPKPCIRGIDPMFLKKGKMDEINHHFSSLQGYKAPHYCGESVYQVSLDEGVSLSEMSSMSSIQEDQEPQGIQSPDCTEDQQLLHTPDSSNSLCPNPSYCSNKSSGATMTPETPLWAWPAKSNMQPELLSFAGTEYNMIVKPTLTSTSALPTAQEFYTCVHRVTTNEMVQLVPCMSHSHKGSPYFELNVKSEEDTKKLRQLAAYLEKRVEVQADDVGFCPGVEEQIEYVVSLLSQPTD, encoded by the exons ATAACCCAAGGCCATACATATATTACTGCCGTTCTCCGAACATGGAAACCTTTACTTGCTGGTGGCATCCCCTTGACAACAGTCTCCAGGGAGATGACAACATCACCTACAGGCTCATCTACACCCTTGG TAACGGGCCTCCCACAGAGTGTCCGGACTATGTGAGTGGCGGGCCAAACagctgttactttgacacagAGCACACAGTGATTTGGGAGGTGTACTGTATGAACGTTACAGCACACACCAGCAGCGGTTCCTTCACCTCTAAGGAGCACTGTTTGGACGTGGCTGAAATTG tCAAGATTGATCCACCTTTTAACCTCACGTACACTTTAATGAACATGACCAAGGATGAAGCAGGTCACACCGTACTGGTGTCCTGGCAGTACCCCATCGCCCAACATGTCCAAATCGGTTGGATTACACTCATCTACGAGCTCCGTTACAGACTTGCAACTGAGCCCAATAACTGGAAG GTCAAGGAGCGGCTGCGTGAACCTCATCTGGAGCTTCTAGGTTTGCCAGTGGGGAGGTATGAGGTCCAAGTGCGCTGCCGCTCAAAAAACAACCACCTGTGGAGCAAGTGGAGCTCCCCAATTACCATCGTCATTCCTTCTGGACACCTGcctg atcGCATGTTGTATGTTCTTATACTAATGGCTACCACTGTAGTCATAATGCTCATAATTGGACTTGGGGTCATTCCACAAAGCAAGAG GATAAAAGCTTTTCTCCTGCCACCTATCCCCAAACCCTGCATCAGAGGAATCGATCCCATGTTTCTGAAG AAAGGCAAGATGGATGAAATAAATCATCACTTTTCCTCCCTGCAAGGCTACAAGGCACCACACTACTGCGGGGAGTCGGTGTACCAGGTCAGCTTGGATGAAGGTGTCTCATTATCTGAGATGAGCTCTATGTCTAGCATCCAGGAGGATCAGGAGCCACAAGGCATACAGAGCCCTGACTGCACTGAAGACCAGCAGCTGCTTCACACCCCAGATAGCTCTAATTCTTTATGCCCGAACCCCTCCTACTGTAGCAACAAGTCTTCGGGGGCGACCATGACCCCCGAGACCCCTTTGTGGGCTTGGCCGGCGAAAAGCAACATGCAGCCGGAGCTGCTCTCATTCGCAGGTACCGAGTACAACATGATTGTAAAGCCCACCCTTACAAGTACCAGTGCTCTGCCCACCGCTCAGGAATTCTACACCTGTGTGCATAGAGTAACCACCAATGAGATGGTGCAGCTGGTGCCCTGCATGTCACATTCACACAAAGGCTCCCCCTATTTTGAGCTAAATGTTAAGTCAGAGGAGGACACAAAGAAGCTCAGACAATTAGCAGCATACTTGGAGAAACGGGTGGAGGTTCAAGCCGATGACGTTGGGTTTTGCCCAGGAGTGGAGGAGCAGATTGAGTATGTTGTGTCTTTATTATCCCAACCGACAGACTAG